From the Helianthus annuus cultivar XRQ/B chromosome 17, HanXRQr2.0-SUNRISE, whole genome shotgun sequence genome, the window GATGGGTAGAATTGGGCTTTCAGTTGGGATTCCATTGTTTATAGGGCTGttgttttttccatttttttattaTCTGAAAGTTGGGTTGAAGATTGATGTGCCCACTTGGGTGCCTTTCATTGTGTCATTTGTCTTCTTTGGGACAGCCTTATTGGGTGTTAGTTATGGGATAGTGTCCACTAGTTGGGACCCTATGAGGGAAGGCTCTCTCTTGGGGTGGAATGAGGCTCAAAAGAATTGGCCTGTGTTTTGGCAATCTATTTGGGGTTCATCTGATTCCAGGAAGAGGTTTTGAACCTTTTCGGTTGTATAATCTTTTCAAAATGTTTCCTTATAATAAATATAGAGAATAATATTTTGTCTACAATGCCAATTTTTGTTTTGATCTTTAATTTTGCATATAATCAAAGGGTACCAGAGCGTATCGAACTTGATCTTTAATTTTGGGTAACAATGTTTTTTTCTCAAGTTGAATGCATCAAAAGATAATAGTCTTACTGTTACACTTTGCTACACAATTACAATATATACCATTAACATCCTAATTCTATTAATTACAATGTTCAACGTTCAACATGCTTTTGTATTTTAATGATGAGACTATATATTTAAGAAAACATACGCGGCTAAATGTTATTCAATGCAGTGTCATGGATGGCTGTTAACCTTTTATAATTTATACACATGTGCTTAGTTTATTAGACTATCTACTATCAGAACGAACCCAAGTACCCAACTAAACCCaaccttttattaaaaaaatagtttCTCTCTCTTCAACCTATACAATCCAATATTTATCACTCTCATTCACAACCCAACTTAAacaaatattttattatataaatatgaTAATAACTATTGTTTATTATACAAAAAAAAAGATGTTTAATtataaaaaggaaaaggaaaactattataataaccacttgtagattgCAACCAATGTTTGCAGCAGCGACCTGGTTGAGTAACTATTCCATATTTTTacattttaaaaattaaaaagttatttGTCTTATATACAAGTGGCAACCGGTTGCAAAAATAAATCATGATAGTGGATAGTCTTAAACGTTGATATAAAATGGTAACGAACTTTGTTGTGATTTTGTATTTGGTTGTTAGAAAGTTGAATAGTCCCTATCTGGCTTTTACCTTAAAACAAGTATATTAAAATATGATGCCTAACTCATTAACCAACTCAAAAGCTGTATGATTTATCGTTTAAAAATGTAATTAACAATTGTTTGTGTTGTgattagggttgtaaacgaaccgaacgaacacaaacaaggccatgttcgtgttcgttcgttaaggcaATTTACATGTTCGCGAAcgtatatgttcgtgttcgttaaggaaattcagttgttcatgaacagtttgtgaacccggtctcgaacacaaacgaacgcaagcaaataaaaacaaacacaaacggaCATTTAACTTggaaataaaatataaaaacattgtcatccttaaacattggatataagtagctaaatacaaccatcaaatgataaatcaaaacacaagaagtctactacaccaccaaacgatgaatcaagtttaactaacttagacataattatcccaaaaaaTGTCTTAAAATGTCCAAGTTTTAGCTAACTTTAGAAAAAATAgagtttcaagttttcaatatatttagataaaaggtttgttatttatatttttttttaatataatcaaacgaacgtAAACGAAAGAACATGAACGAACGTAActgaacatattaccgaacgttcacgaacgcaatcGAACGAACAAGACCTGCATTCGTGTTCGTttgctaagctaaccgaacgaaattttttgttcgtgttcgttcattaagctaatcaaacgaacacaaacaaacttcccgccgaacagttcacgaactgttcgctaaaTGTTCgtttcgtttacagccctagttgtGATGAGAAATTATCTATGTATTGTACAAGAAAATATGCTGATTGAGGAATAAGTGGATTATAATTTTAACATTCATGTTTTTTAGTGGTGAACATACACATTCTTCCAAAATCTCCTTTTAAATTACAAATATTGCTTACTATGGGAACTTGAACCTACAATCACTTTAAATTCTTTAACAAGAATACACATCTAGTGTCACTAGACCAAGAAACCAATGACCTTTAACATTATTGATCATTGATTATTTGGATATTATGTATATGCGCACACAAAAGGGTTTAGGGTCGGGAATTTACGACAACCCATCCCAACCCGTCATCCTCACGTCCtatgagcatttggtaccgggCACCGACATTGAgtcattttcggtaccgatttgGTACCCATTTTCTGACGTTTTTAGGATTGGTACTTCCGGTTTGGTACCATACCGGTATTTTACTGATTCTTACCTGTACCGAACATTTTCAGTACTACTGGTACCCAATTTTAACGATTTTCAAGATCCGTACTTTCGGTACCGATACCAAACTCATCCCTTTTCTTTCATGTAAGTCAAAGCTTATGATTTATAACTATTTTTGTTGTGACCATCAAAGTTTAGTAGTTTAATGTTTTGGCCATCAAACACTTAATATTCGTGGGACCAATCTGCGGCATTGGTTGTTGCGTCGCGTCAAAACCTTAGCCACAAATCCGTTTTTTCACTTCCAAGTCAATACCAAGATGAGCCAGCCCTCACAGTTGAACACAGCGCAACCCTCTAtcccttattattattatattataattactATTTGAGCTTTTTCTGGGTGAATTCACACTGCAAATTTTGTTATATTGAAGAGAATTATCAACTATCATGGGTACTGTAATCGACTCCCATTTCTTGGCCCTCACGGCAATCGTCACTGTACACTTCTCTTTATTTCTCCTGAGCATTTTTAACCATTTTTCATCTTGTAAACGACTAATATCATCATTCTTTGTTGATTACTTTTATAGTTTGGTTATCAGTTGCTGTTCTTCATCATCACAGCACTTCTCAAATTTGATAAAGTTACTGACTTTGCTGGTACGTTTAGAACACTTACTTTTTATAGTTGCTTCAATTTCACTctaaatttgtaatttttttttcaaattgatATTATTTTTTAGTTTCTAGATATTTTTATGTCAAATTCTCAGATTGTGGTAGGTTTTAGGGGAATCATGATTAGGGCTTGTtcttgttcgtttgttaagaaatatgtGTTCACggactgttcatgaacacttaccgaacgagattttatgtttgtgtttgtttgttaaggaaatgaacttgtttgtgtttgtttgttaattttagggaaCGGACGGAAACGAACGTTGAtaaacacaaatgaacacaaactaatgttcatgaacaaaAATGGAAATAAACGAACACAAAGAAGCGTTCATGGATAGAATATATAATACAATGACACTAAAtatttatttgtcggaatttttgaagtgtttaaataaaaatataaaaactaaaaacacaatcgaacacaaacgaacatgttaccgaacgtttacgaacataaatgaacgaacacaaccTCTGTTCACGTTCATTCATTTAAccaaacgaacgaaatttcttgtccgtgttcgtttgtttaataaactattaaacaaacgaacacaaacgaacttcctgccAAACGGTTCAAGAACTGTTCGCCAAACATTTGGTTCGGTTGCAGCCCTAATCATGATATATAGGACTAATGCTAATTAATTGCTCTATAAAACTGATTATTGAGAATTTAACAACTTTAAACTGCAAAAATTGGCTTATTTAGCAATCATAAACGCTTCAAAACACAAGTTATTGTTGTATCGAGACGTGGGATGGATGAATAGTCTTCATAGGCAATTCAAAACTCCACCTAAAATATGCTACTTTGTTAAGAATTCACTTATTCTGATGTACTTGTTTCTCAACAGGAAGTACAAATTTTGTGATACTTTCTCTGTTGACCTTGATTCTTAAAGGATCATGGCATATGAGGCAGGTAAACTATCTTTTCTAACTCTTTTGTTATTTAACTATCGTTCACAAATTGTTTTAATGGATATAGTATTAGTACATTATGATTTTTTATGTCTAGTCATCTTAGTTCTTGAATTTATTTTGCATCGTCCCAAAgttgttagatattttagtgtaatcggggattgacttggtgatcaaagcgaataataatacacatcaagcaagttaggaggtgcgggagtgcacgcttgtttgagttattattattcgaagtgtacgggcggagcccgtactctacgggggttccaagggggcagcgcccccttggcggggggtccgggggcagcgcccctgggagcagggtccaaggggcggcagcccctggcggggtccaaggggcagagcccctggctggtcAAGTGATTGATACTCCTCCGGAACTTAGGAGGAGTGGTAGAGCAAGAAAAGCTAAATCATTTGGTGATGATCTTCAGCTATATTTGGTTGAAGGATCTAGagatgaaatttttttttttttttttttttttttttaaagttaaaatCAATATCAATATTGCTTCAATATTGAGGAAGATCCTAAAACCTATAGTGAAGCCATGGCATCTCGAGATGTAGCTTTCTGGAAAGAAGCTATAAATGATGAGATGGACTCTATTATGCAGAATAACACTTGGAAACTGTCTGATCTGCCCCATGGGTGTAAACCACTTGGTTGTaaatggatcttcaagaagaagatgaaagtagATGGTTCAATTGAAAAGTTTAAAGCCCGATTGGTTATCCAAggctttagacaaaaggaaggaaTTGACTACTTTGATACATATGCTCCTGTAGCAAGAATATCCACTATTAGATTGTTGGTTGCCTTGGCTGCAATACACAATCTTGtaattcaccaaatggatgtgaaaactgCTTTCCTGAATGGTGATTTGGATGAGGAGATATATATGAAACAACCAGAGGGTTTTGTTATGCCAGGCAATGAGCATAAGGTGTGTAAGCTAGTTAAGTCATTATATGGCTTAAAGCAAGCACCAAAACAGTGGCATCAAAAGTTTGATGAAGTGGTTTTGTCTAATGGTTTTGTATTAAACCAAGCAGACAAGTGTGTATATAGCAAATTTGATGATTCTAGGAAAGGAGTCATAATTTGTCTATATGTAGATGACATGTTGATCTTCGgtactgaccaggatcaagttgATAAAACAAAGAAATTTTTGTCATCTTGTTTTGATATGAAAGACTTGGGGGAGGCGGAAGTGATCCTTGGCATAAGGATCAAAAGGGAGAACAATGACATATCTATCTCTCAATCTCATTATATTGAGAAGATATTGAAAAAGTTTAATTTTCATGATAGTTCTCCGGTTAGCACTCCAATGGATCCTGCTTTTAAGCTTTCACCTAATGAAGGTGTAGCTGTAAGCCAACTTGAATATTCAAGGGCCATTGGATCCCTCATGTATGCCATGATTAGCACTAGACCGGATATAGCTTATGCTGTTGGAAAGCTTAGTAGGTATACTAGCAATCCAGGTGCAAGTCATTGGCAAGCAATGAATCGAGTATTTAGGTACTTGAAAGGAACCATGAAATATGGTTTGACGTATACTGGATTTCCTTCGGTTTTAGAAGGTTATTCGGATGCAAGCTggattaaaaacaaggaagatcATTCTTCCACGAGTGGATGGACTTTTCTGCTCGGAGGAGGTGCCATATCTTGGGCATCTAAGAAACAGACTTGCATAACTGATTCGACAATGGAGTCTGAGTTTGTAGCATTAGCCGCAGCTGGCAAAGAAGCTGAGTGGCTAAGAAACTTGATTTATGAGATTCCATTGTGGCCCAAACCTATATCACCAATATCTATTAGATGTGATAGTGCGGCTACCTTGGCTAAGGCATATAGCCAAGTGTATAATGGGAAGTCTAGACACTTAGGTGTTAGACACAGCATGATTCGTGAGCTCATCACGCAAGGGGTGATATCGGTGGAGTTTGTGAGAACTCAACAGAATTTAGCCGACCACTTAACCAAAGAGTTATGTAGAGATCTTGTGCACAAGGCGGCTGTAGGGATGGGATTAAAGTCCACCTGAGATTTCTCGTGTTAAGATACCCAATTCCCACCTAATATGACGTTAGGTGCTGAATTCAATGTGGAAAGCTTAACATCTAGAAATTGGAACACATTAGTAGCATTATCCCAAGGTATGTGTTCAGACCTGCAAGTTAAAGGAGGTTGAAGGTTCTCTTCTTAATAGTTCTTTGAAAAATTGCATATGCAGGTGCAAGAATAAAGAGCTACCTATATGAGCATGAAGTTTAGCCGCTTCAAGAAGCTAGGACTTGGCTTTGATATGTTCATTGAAGGATGGGACACAGGCTAGTAAAAATAGTGTCAAGAAAGAACATTAGAGTATGTAAACTTGTGTGTATATTATCTTCATGTATTCACTGAATAGAAAGGGTTCAATCCTTAGCGACACCCCTATATTCGAATATTTGGAATGTGTAATATACTAAGGTGAAATTCAATCGTCGCGATATTTCATTTATGCATAAGTTTGATTTGTTGTGAATTTGTTAAGTTAATCAAGGATTACGCTAAAATGGGGGAGgaatgttagatattttagtgtaatcggggattgacttggtgatcaaagcgaataataatacacatcaagcaagttaggaggtgcgggagtgcacgcttgtttgagttattattattcgaagtgtacgggcggagcccgtactctacgggggttccaagggggcagcgcccccttggcgggggtccgggggcagcgcccctgggagcagggtccaaggggcggcagcccctggcggggtccaattTTGTCTGAAAAATAGAGGCAACTGCCATGAGGCAGTTACAACCCCAAAAACCAATTTCGTAGACAGTTTTTGGTTACAATCTACTGGTTCATCTTTTTCACACAAAACAACATACACTGGTTCAATTTTCTcaaaatcagagttgtatccgattgaattattcgggtgaaccaccgaaataatttgatctgagagtgattacacgcctctctgatcgTCCGGAAAACCGAAATTCTCCAACAAAAGTTGGGTTAGCTGTAACTTTCGGCCCCTTATACCAACCAATATTGTCCGTTTTGCCCATGAAGGGTTCACGAATTTGTTTCTGGTTAAGACATCTAatttgaattggtcagacatttgcctctgaatggttaagcattatacaggctcttaatggtttagacctcttactggttcagcactgaatggttcagacctctgacgtcttactggttcagcacttatccattcagatgttgccaaacagcccctaagactGACTGAAGTGACATTCAATTTTCTTGAATTGCAAGTCTTAGACAAAATcatgattttatttttttttttactatttttacgTCTGCAAGTGCAAATATGGAAGAAAATAATAGCATAGTTTGTAAATTAATCCTACATGTACATGCTTATTCACCCTAtgtatattcatattattattgtGCATTTCAGGTGGTTTTGAGTTTCCTTGTAGTAGTATGGGGTCTTCGCCTTGGATTGTTTCTACTGATGCGGTATGGATACACGATTATAATTAAACATATTATAACTTTCATCCTTAATTAAATTTTTAATCTTTCACATTTCTTGCAGAATCTTGAATTGGGGAGAAGATCGACGTTTCGACGAAATGCGTAGTAATTTGGGAAAATTGGCTGTTTTCTGGATTTTTCAGGTTATATTTTATTAACTTCATCGAGTTTACATAAGAAATATAAACGTAATTTTCTGCAAAACTGGTTTATGTTTCCCATTATTGTAACTAATTAACGAcaattgtttttaattttttatgaCAGGCTATATGGGTTTGGACAGTAAGTCTACCTGTGACAATTGTCAACGCAAGTGACTCAGATCCCGATATCGAAGCACGAGACATAATCGGGTGGATTATGTGGTCTATCGGCGTCTCAATTGAGGCCACTGCTGACCAACAAAAATTAATTTTCAAAAATTCTCCAGATAATAGGGGAAAATGGTGTAACGCTGGACTATGGGGGTATTCTCGTCATCCAAACTACTTTGGTGAGGTTAGTAGTTAACTCCGTTAAGAGAGATCCTATCTCTATTCCTGCCACGTCAGCATTGACGTCGGTATTCAGTTAGAGTCAGTTATGGACAGTTAATTAGTAGCTTCATTAAACTGCAGATTTTCCTTTGGTGGGGAATTTTTGTGGCATCGACTCCTGTACTGGACGGTGCTGAATGGCTCGTTGTACTCGGGCCGTTATTTTTAACATTATTGCTTCTTTTTGTTAGCGGGATACCACTGCTCGAGGTTCggtttttataaatatttgttaTATATAGTTTAATATCGTTATCATTCATACATTGGTTAATCAAATCTGTTGGAACATGAATTCAGGAGTCTGGAGATAAAAAGTACGGAAACGTGGCGGGATACCGACACTATAAAAAGACTACAAGGTTCAGTAATGATATCTATCTTTCACTTCAAAACACTAAAGAAATTGTTTTctgatatttaaaaaaaaattagaaataatGCATTTTTTGTGTTTTCAGTCCTCTGATTCCGCTGCCTCCAGTGGTTTACGGAAGCTTGCCGTCTTGGGTCAAAGTTGCTTTTCTATTTGAGCTTCCGTTGTATAATCGAAATCTTCCTAAAGAAGAAACGTTGGGGTGGTAAGTCGTTATCCTTTTAAAGTTGTGTAGAAACTGTAAACTGTTGAAATTTCAGGGGTGTAAATGTAATTTGCAAGGTATAGAGCTGGAAGTCCTGGAACAAAAATGGGTTGATTTGGTTGATTGATGACTGGTATTTTGTGCATTTTTTATACAATTCTTATGTTATAATTACATCTTATTGTGTTGTATTCTTTATACTTGTGTAATACTTTCTGAGGATAACTTACAGTAAATTTTgaacttttttttatatattatgtgGTCAAAGAAAGTGGTGTCAACTTCTAAAAAGTCAAAGTAGTAGGCGTTGGCCTTAGTTTCGAGCGTTCAATTTCTCAATCTAATAGATTTGGTAGTCGTTTTTGCTGTCATTTCCGTTTGCATCATAACCGACTTCCAGGTTTTGTTCGTCTCCTTTAGTAGCGCTTACAAGATCTTCTTTGTTGAAGCGGGTGAACCTTCATTGTTGTATGGGGGCAAAAGGGAAGGAATATTCCTCAGAAGACGTGCATGCAGGGGCGGATACACAAGTAaacaaggggtagcctccgctaccgcttggtcggaaaatttttgacgtttttagtgtaaattttggaaaaatttgaccttttttcgatttcgttaccgcctatttataaaacgttcccgcttggtcggaatcctagatccgccactgcgtGCATGTGTTCGCCGACACATCTATGATCATTCAAGTGTTACTTACACAAGAACTAATCAAGACACAAGACATTATGCTGCTTCGACCCATATGATACATGACTCGAACCCGTCCGACACAAATTTAAACATAGTAATAACACCCATTCATGATCATAACATTTCTAAAAAACTTCAAGCTTTTGCTAACAAAATTGAAACACTAGGGTTTGCTAACAACATTATATAAACTAATTGACTTCAAACTAAAAACATATAGAAAAAAAACTGTTCATATCATAATCTGTATACCTAAAAAAACCGTcttcaaactttatcaaattcGGATCAAATTAGTACCCCAAAAATTCATGTGCGAAAAGCAGCAGCCGCTGTAAAGTACTCGGAGCAAATTTTCTGGCAAACAGATAACATACGGAAGACGGTTTGTCATTATAAACACATTCTCGCTTTTCATGAAGTTTCATCATGAACCCCTCTGTAATATCGTTTGCCCCAAACGTTGCAGGGTGGGGCCCGCCTCTAGACCAGTCAACCCAAGTCAAACTCCGGTTTGCCAACAGATTCGGTGCCTGGATCGTTAATAAAGTTGGGAAATAATGTTCGTCCACATAACAAGCGGGCCTACAAAAGTTCAAGAACTTTGGGTAATACATCACGTCGGATATTATGATTGATGCGAGTTTTCGGTTGACTTCAAACCATTGTGACCCTTTTCTCCATTCGGAGATGTTGACTTCGGGTAACATGTTTGGGTTGTACCGGCCACGACCAAATGGGCCCGGGTCGTCAAAAGCGCCCATGAAACTGTATTTGGATCGGGTTATGTAACGATAGATTGTAGTGAAATTGTAGACGGGAATGCATGATTCTGAGACAAGAATAAAATATTCGTTTGAGATATCGAGAAGGGCGTTTGCTAATAGTCTTCTTTCGGCGTCACACATGCTCATTCTACCCCATTCAGCTATCTGCAACACGACACAATCACATGTTCTTACATTTTATTATATTGACTATAAGTCAAACGTTTAAAACGCCATATAGTAAATACAAATTCAAAACAATTATGCATATAGAAAAAAGTTTAAAATACAAGACCACCTTATCGTGCGATATATATATGCGAGCATCTCAGCCGCACATCTTATCTAATCTAGGCCTTCAATTGAACGCGATGGCACAATAGTAATTAACTTTGCATAATTAAGCATGTTATAAtacataattacgcacgttatttgcataattacgcatgGGTTGGGTCAAACCCTAATTACGCGCAttatttgcataattacgcatgggttgagttaaccctaattacgcacgttatttgCATAATTATGCACGTTATATTGGTGGTCGCGTACCGTCGCACGTTAAGAGCttttgtacgttaaccggcctctataCATATAAATGGTGTAAGATAACAAGAAACCAGTAGGAGCCAAACATACCTGACTTGGTATCTGTCTGTTATAAAAAACAGATGTCGATGGGAACCGCGGTTCATATGACGGAAGCGAATGGATATATATAGTGAAAAGACTCTTATGCCCCTTAAAAAACCGTTCCCATAAAGGAGCCAATGGTATCGGGCCTTTAGTCAAGAACATAAATGCAATCTTCGGAACCCTTGTAAACGGATACTTTTTCACTTGTGGCATAAAAGACGCTCTCCAAAATAGCTCTTTGTCACTCATCGCGTGCATAAGATTCGAAGGCGGCGTGATCCAACGGTCAAGATCGTTGTTTGGCTGTTCTTGGATGCACGATTGTAAAATGGGGATTGCTGAAGTTACCGTCGTAACGACTCCAGTTTTCCGGATCATGTATATACTAAATAAAGATATGGTAAAACATAAAACTAGAAACAAGGCAAGTAGATGTATAAGCCTTTGTGGTAAAGCGGCCCTAGTTTGGTTTGATCTAGTTATAACCGTAGCGGTAATAGCAGGGTCTTTGCCTGCTTCCATTgacgataataataataataataaaaaaaataatctaaaatcttattttaataaCACAAAAATATGAGATTTTGGTTGTGGGTATGCTGTTTTATGGCTCATCAAGTCATTTGTGAACCTTCTTCCACCCTGAAATATGATAATACTGAATAAAGTTAACTGTTAAAAGTCTAATTTTCATAACAATATATATACACAACAATCCCATATGTTTTAAACATTTAATTCAAAATTAAGACCTAAAATTACAAAGTTTGCAAATTACAGAAATAACAAAAGAAGGGTTTCCTAAAACTACacataaaaaatttaaaaccctATCAATCTACTCAAAACAGCATAAACCCATCTCCAGATTGACAATAACATTAGGGATCACTGGCAAAAAAATCCAAAAGGTAAAAGATTAATGGACAAAATCCTTCAAGATCTCAAAATACTGGAAACCCAACAAAATATGTttcaagaaaaagaaaaaagttgAGATTTTTATAAGAATCTTGAGATTATAAATTTAGGGATTTTGAAAATAACCAAGATACATGAAGCAGCCTATTTGCATAAAAAAGAAGAAACCCACTTACAAATTAGCATCATACAACATGGGTGATCgctagaaagatcaagaatcttcAATTCGAAAAAAATCAAAGCAATTGAAGCAAAGAAGTAGAAGATACCATAACATACCATGAAGTGATTGGGGAAAGAGACCATCAAGCAATGGGTATTATTATTGCAGCCGATTTTTGACCCAA encodes:
- the LOC110922438 gene encoding protein PAM68, chloroplastic — its product is MEATCYSFHLSQSSTNISKLPIPIPFPKPPHKTHRNHRFQPSHISAALNSPKGFGPPPPKKITKKTLKPKKVNNEEEDDDDEELEREAGVIPEVVTNRMMGRIGLSVGIPLFIGLLFFPFFYYLKVGLKIDVPTWVPFIVSFVFFGTALLGVSYGIVSTSWDPMREGSLLGWNEAQKNWPVFWQSIWGSSDSRKRF
- the LOC110920903 gene encoding uncharacterized protein LOC110920903 isoform X2, translated to MGTVIDSHFLALTAIVTFGYQLLFFIITALLKFDKVTDFAGSTNFVILSLLTLILKGSWHMRQVVLSFLVVVWGLRLGLFLLMRILNWGEDRRFDEMRSNLGKLAVFWIFQAIWVWTVSLPVTIVNASDSDPDIEARDIIGWIMWSIGVSIEATADQQKLIFKNSPDNRGKWCNAGLWGYSRHPNYFGEIFLWWGIFVASTPVLDGAEWLVVLGPLFLTLLLLFVSGIPLLEESGDKKYGNVAGYRHYKKTTSPLIPLPPVVYGSLPSWVKVAFLFELPLYNRNLPKEETLG
- the LOC110920903 gene encoding uncharacterized protein LOC110920903 isoform X1, with protein sequence MGTVIDSHFLALTAIVTFGYQLLFFIITALLKFDKVTDFAGSTNFVILSLLTLILKGSWHMRQVVLSFLVVVWGLRLGLFLLMRILNWGEDRRFDEMRSNLGKLAVFWIFQAIWVWTVSLPVTIVNASDSDPDIEARDIIGWIMWSIGVSIEATADQQKLIFKNSPDNRGKWCNAGLWGYSRHPNYFGEIFLWWGIFVASTPVLDGAEWLVVLGPLFLTLLLLFVSGIPLLEESGDKKYGNVAGYRHYKKTTSPLIPLPPVVYGSLPSWVKVAFLFELPLYNRNLPKEETLGWYRAGSPGTKMG
- the LOC110920925 gene encoding glycosyltransferase BC10; translation: MEAGKDPAITATVITRSNQTRAALPQRLIHLLALFLVLCFTISLFSIYMIRKTGVVTTVTSAIPILQSCIQEQPNNDLDRWITPPSNLMHAMSDKELFWRASFMPQVKKYPFTRVPKIAFMFLTKGPIPLAPLWERFFKGHKSLFTIYIHSLPSYEPRFPSTSVFYNRQIPSQIAEWGRMSMCDAERRLLANALLDISNEYFILVSESCIPVYNFTTIYRYITRSKYSFMGAFDDPGPFGRGRYNPNMLPEVNISEWRKGSQWFEVNRKLASIIISDVMYYPKFLNFCRPACYVDEHYFPTLLTIQAPNLLANRSLTWVDWSRGGPHPATFGANDITEGFMMKLHEKRECVYNDKPSSVCYLFARKFAPSTLQRLLLFAHEFLGY